Proteins encoded together in one Marinithermus hydrothermalis DSM 14884 window:
- a CDS encoding DUF4900 domain-containing protein: protein MVLALATMVVIAGIATLMFTRTVAEIRHSGDDQAIVETLMLARGAANAGGSILAGPVRDRLEEIVRVTADTARPWSYGSGTDTPDPVSVAQDLKQVANRLQTAVDALVCGLNPAPDGTRAQVSLRVHFTPTACGQPLPGAVRLPDGRLVEGNPRTGGGEGVSQTYALPFVMVAEARIGPYRRNVVLQGEYRFVLGRSSFARYALFTNVHALPNGTGVWFTSRTLFDGPVHTNQQFRFYRTPWFGGEVTSAGCTWPGYAGCSGKVRYGAYFYGAGFIRRGAMRPDASRPSVTNWYGTHAPEFAAGVDWGASFIPLPQNNFSQRSAAQEDGLYFGGELAGFIPCCGRGRRGAVPVHSR, encoded by the coding sequence TTGGTCCTCGCGCTGGCCACCATGGTGGTGATCGCGGGTATCGCGACGCTGATGTTCACGCGCACGGTGGCGGAGATCCGCCATAGTGGGGATGACCAGGCCATCGTGGAGACCCTGATGCTCGCTCGAGGCGCGGCCAACGCCGGCGGCAGCATCCTGGCGGGGCCGGTGCGGGACCGTCTCGAGGAGATCGTGCGGGTGACCGCAGATACTGCCCGCCCCTGGAGTTATGGGAGTGGCACGGACACCCCGGACCCGGTGAGCGTGGCGCAGGATCTGAAACAGGTCGCGAACCGATTGCAAACGGCGGTGGACGCGCTGGTGTGCGGGTTGAATCCCGCGCCGGACGGTACGCGGGCGCAGGTTAGCCTGCGGGTGCACTTCACGCCGACCGCGTGCGGCCAACCCTTGCCGGGCGCGGTGCGGCTTCCGGATGGCCGGCTCGTGGAGGGCAACCCCCGTACTGGGGGCGGTGAGGGCGTGAGCCAGACCTACGCGCTGCCCTTCGTCATGGTGGCCGAGGCGCGGATCGGGCCGTACCGCCGTAACGTGGTGCTCCAGGGCGAGTACCGTTTCGTGTTGGGGCGCTCGAGTTTCGCCCGGTACGCGCTCTTCACTAACGTGCACGCCCTGCCGAACGGGACCGGCGTTTGGTTCACGAGCCGTACGCTTTTTGACGGGCCGGTACACACCAACCAGCAATTTCGTTTTTACCGCACCCCCTGGTTCGGTGGTGAGGTAACGAGCGCGGGGTGCACGTGGCCGGGCTATGCCGGGTGTAGCGGTAAGGTGCGTTACGGGGCGTATTTTTACGGTGCGGGCTTTATCCGTCGCGGAGCGATGCGTCCCGACGCGAGCCGGCCTTCGGTCACGAACTGGTACGGCACGCACGCACCGGAGTTCGCCGCGGGGGTGGACTGGGGGGCGAGCTTCATTCCCCTCCCGCAGAACAACTTCTCCCAGCGCAGCGCGGCGCAGGAGGACGGCCTGTACTTCGGGGGGGAGCTTGCGGGATTTATACCTTGCTGCGGTAGAGGAAGGCGGGGTGCGGTACCAGTACATTCGCGCTGA
- the lpdA gene encoding dihydrolipoyl dehydrogenase yields MYDVIVIGTGPGGYHAAIRAAQLGKKVLAIEADAVGGVCLNVGCIPTKALLHAAEEVENARKAAEFGLEFGEPKVDLNKLGSWRDGIVKRLTGGVQTLFKANKVELKRGFARFVGPKKLEVNGEVVEGRSIIIATGSEPATLPGFEPDEQGILTSTGALKIEEGVPKRFLAIGAGAIGLEFASIMNRFGAEVTVVEFMPQILPGSDAEVANLLARILGKQGITIKTQTKAVGYEKKKDGYHVTLEHVETGAQEEIVVDKILVAVGRRPRTQGLGLEAAGVEVDAKGFIKVNDRMETSVPGVYAIGDVARPPLLAHKAMKEGLVAAENAAGGNAVFDYQIPGVVYTSPEWAAVGMTEEEAREKGINVKVGKFPLTASGRAMTLGATEGVIKLVGDADTDLLLGVHIVAPEASDLIAEAALALEMAATVTDLALTVHAHPTLAESVMEAAEHFHKQAIHIANR; encoded by the coding sequence ATGTACGACGTTATCGTTATCGGAACCGGTCCCGGCGGGTATCACGCGGCGATTCGTGCCGCCCAGCTCGGGAAAAAGGTACTGGCGATCGAAGCCGATGCCGTTGGCGGGGTGTGCCTCAACGTGGGGTGCATCCCCACCAAAGCCCTGTTGCACGCGGCCGAGGAGGTCGAGAACGCCCGGAAAGCGGCCGAGTTCGGCCTCGAGTTCGGCGAGCCCAAGGTAGACCTCAACAAGCTCGGCAGCTGGCGGGACGGGATCGTCAAACGGCTTACCGGCGGGGTACAAACCCTCTTCAAGGCCAACAAGGTCGAGCTCAAGCGGGGATTCGCCCGGTTCGTCGGCCCTAAGAAGCTCGAGGTGAACGGCGAGGTGGTGGAGGGCAGGAGCATCATCATCGCCACCGGCTCCGAGCCCGCCACCCTGCCTGGGTTCGAGCCCGACGAGCAAGGCATCCTGACCTCCACCGGCGCGCTCAAGATCGAGGAAGGCGTGCCCAAGCGGTTCCTCGCGATCGGGGCGGGCGCGATCGGGCTTGAGTTCGCCTCGATCATGAACCGGTTCGGGGCTGAGGTCACCGTGGTGGAGTTCATGCCGCAGATCCTGCCCGGCTCGGACGCCGAGGTCGCCAACCTGCTCGCGCGGATCCTGGGCAAGCAAGGCATCACGATCAAGACCCAAACCAAGGCCGTCGGGTACGAGAAAAAGAAGGACGGGTACCACGTCACGCTGGAGCACGTGGAGACCGGGGCGCAGGAAGAGATCGTGGTGGACAAGATCCTCGTCGCCGTGGGGCGCCGCCCCCGCACCCAGGGGCTGGGCCTCGAGGCCGCCGGGGTTGAAGTGGACGCGAAAGGGTTCATCAAGGTGAACGACCGGATGGAGACGAGCGTTCCCGGCGTGTACGCGATCGGCGATGTGGCGCGGCCGCCCTTGCTCGCGCACAAGGCCATGAAGGAAGGGCTGGTCGCGGCGGAGAACGCCGCGGGCGGCAACGCGGTCTTCGACTACCAGATTCCCGGCGTGGTCTATACCAGCCCGGAGTGGGCCGCGGTCGGCATGACCGAGGAGGAGGCTCGCGAGAAGGGGATCAACGTCAAGGTCGGGAAGTTCCCCCTCACCGCTTCGGGACGCGCGATGACGCTCGGGGCGACCGAGGGCGTGATCAAGCTCGTAGGGGATGCGGACACGGACCTCCTGTTGGGCGTGCACATCGTCGCGCCGGAAGCCTCGGACCTCATCGCCGAGGCCGCGCTCGCGCTCGAGATGGCCGCGACCGTAACGGACCTGGCCCTCACCGTGCACGCGCACCCCACGCTCGCCGAGAGCGTGATGGAGGCCGCGGAGCACTTCCACAAGCAAGCCATCCATATCGCGAACCGTTAA
- a CDS encoding dihydrolipoamide acetyltransferase family protein, with product MPKEVLLPELAESVVEGEILKWLVNEGDTVQKDQPLVEVMTDKVTVELPSPYAGVLVKRLVNEGDVVPVHAPIALIEEAGAAAPSVQAEEERSIVEPAASANEADEGEELSLFKPDKTEEKVKNPFAGERPARGGAAVAEKPKAGTNKYGRVLAVPAARKLARELGIDIAEVPGSGPAGRVRVEDVKAYAESLKAAPQPAPAQPEPAAPQAPAAGFPPPVAYKTPKGYEDLEERVPLRGMRRAIAQQMVASHLYTVRTLTVDEADLTALVELRARLKPQAEAQGVKLSYLPFIFKAIARALKKYPALNSSLDEATQEVVYKKYYNIGMAVATEAGLVVPVIKDVDRKSVLELAAEINDLATRAREGRLTPEDITGSTFSVTNIGSIGALFSFPIINVPDAAIMGVHSIVDRPVVRDGQIVVGKMMYLSLSFDHRLIDGAEAAMFTKEVIRLLENPDLLLLEAI from the coding sequence ATGCCGAAGGAAGTGCTGTTGCCGGAACTGGCCGAGTCCGTCGTCGAGGGCGAGATCCTGAAGTGGCTGGTCAACGAGGGGGATACGGTCCAGAAGGACCAGCCCCTCGTCGAGGTCATGACCGACAAGGTCACCGTCGAGCTGCCCAGCCCGTACGCGGGCGTGCTCGTGAAGCGCCTCGTGAACGAAGGGGACGTGGTGCCGGTCCACGCGCCGATCGCGTTGATCGAGGAGGCGGGCGCCGCGGCCCCGAGCGTGCAAGCCGAGGAGGAACGCTCGATCGTCGAGCCCGCCGCGTCCGCGAACGAGGCGGACGAGGGCGAGGAGTTGAGCCTGTTCAAGCCCGACAAGACCGAGGAGAAGGTCAAGAACCCCTTCGCCGGCGAACGCCCCGCCCGGGGCGGGGCCGCGGTGGCCGAAAAGCCTAAGGCGGGCACGAACAAGTACGGCCGCGTCCTCGCGGTGCCCGCGGCCCGCAAGCTCGCGCGCGAGCTCGGGATCGACATCGCCGAGGTGCCCGGCTCGGGCCCCGCAGGCCGCGTACGCGTGGAGGACGTCAAGGCCTACGCCGAAAGCCTCAAGGCCGCACCCCAGCCCGCCCCAGCCCAACCCGAACCCGCCGCCCCCCAGGCCCCCGCGGCTGGCTTCCCGCCCCCGGTCGCCTACAAGACCCCCAAAGGGTACGAGGACCTGGAGGAACGCGTCCCGCTTCGGGGCATGCGCCGCGCCATCGCGCAGCAGATGGTGGCCAGCCACCTGTACACGGTGCGCACCCTCACCGTGGACGAGGCCGACCTCACCGCGTTGGTCGAGCTGCGCGCGCGGCTCAAGCCCCAGGCCGAGGCCCAGGGCGTCAAGCTCAGCTACCTGCCCTTCATCTTCAAGGCCATCGCGCGCGCCCTCAAGAAGTACCCCGCCCTGAACTCGAGCCTCGACGAGGCCACGCAGGAGGTCGTGTACAAGAAGTACTACAACATCGGCATGGCCGTCGCGACCGAGGCGGGCCTCGTGGTTCCGGTGATCAAGGACGTGGACCGCAAGTCGGTCCTCGAGCTCGCCGCCGAGATCAACGACCTCGCCACCCGGGCCCGTGAGGGCCGGCTTACCCCCGAGGACATCACCGGGTCGACCTTCTCCGTCACGAACATCGGTTCGATCGGGGCGCTCTTCAGCTTCCCCATCATCAACGTGCCGGACGCCGCGATCATGGGGGTCCACTCGATCGTGGACCGGCCGGTGGTGCGGGACGGCCAGATCGTGGTGGGCAAGATGATGTACCTCTCGCTCTCCTTCGACCACCGCCTGATCGACGGCGCCGAAGCCGCGATGTTCACCAAAGAGGTCATCCGGCTCCTGGAGAATCCCGACCTGCTCCTGCTGGAGGCGATCTAG
- a CDS encoding alpha-ketoacid dehydrogenase subunit beta produces the protein MATLTLVQTIARTLDEEMSRDDRVVVLGEDVGKRGGVFLATEGLYQKYGPDRVIDTPLSEAAIVGAAIGMATHGLRPVAEIQFADYIFPGFDQLVSQAAKLRYRSGGQFTAPMVVRMPSGGGVKGGHHHSQSPEAHFVHTAGLKVVVVSTPYDAKGLLKTAIRDDDPVVFMEPKRLYRAVKEEVPDEDYTIPLGKAAIRREGTDLTLISYGASMPEVQKAAQELEGVGISAEVIDLRSLMPWDKETVLNSVSKTGRVLVIADAPRHASVASEVAATIAEEVLDELEAPPVRVTGFDTPYPYAQDKLYMPTVTRILNAAKKVLDY, from the coding sequence ATGGCCACCCTGACGTTGGTGCAAACCATCGCACGTACGCTGGATGAAGAGATGAGCCGGGACGACCGCGTGGTCGTGCTGGGCGAGGACGTCGGCAAGCGCGGCGGGGTCTTCCTCGCCACCGAAGGGCTCTACCAGAAGTACGGTCCGGACCGCGTTATCGACACCCCCTTATCCGAAGCGGCCATCGTAGGGGCCGCGATCGGTATGGCCACGCACGGCCTACGGCCGGTTGCGGAGATCCAGTTCGCGGACTACATCTTCCCCGGGTTCGACCAGCTCGTCTCCCAAGCCGCCAAGCTCCGCTACCGTTCCGGCGGCCAGTTCACCGCTCCCATGGTGGTGCGCATGCCCTCGGGCGGCGGCGTCAAGGGCGGGCACCACCACTCGCAAAGCCCCGAGGCCCACTTCGTGCACACCGCGGGCCTCAAGGTCGTCGTGGTCTCCACCCCTTACGACGCCAAAGGCCTGCTGAAGACCGCGATCCGCGACGACGACCCGGTCGTCTTCATGGAACCCAAGCGACTCTACCGCGCGGTAAAGGAAGAGGTGCCCGACGAGGATTACACCATCCCCCTCGGCAAGGCCGCAATCCGCCGGGAAGGCACCGACCTCACCCTGATCTCCTACGGGGCCTCGATGCCCGAGGTGCAAAAAGCCGCCCAGGAGCTCGAGGGTGTGGGCATCTCCGCCGAGGTCATCGACCTAAGGAGCCTCATGCCCTGGGATAAGGAAACCGTGCTGAACTCGGTGAGCAAGACCGGCCGCGTGCTCGTCATCGCGGACGCGCCGCGCCACGCGAGCGTCGCGAGCGAGGTGGCCGCCACCATCGCGGAGGAGGTGCTGGACGAGCTCGAGGCCCCACCCGTGCGGGTGACGGGGTTCGACACGCCCTACCCGTACGCGCAGGACAAGCTGTACATGCCGACCGTGACCCGCATCCTAAACGCGGCCAAGAAGGTCCTGGACTACTAG
- a CDS encoding thiamine pyrophosphate-dependent dehydrogenase E1 component subunit alpha yields MIKDSWLFKPFTDKPIALISEDGEWIGSFKCDLEPETLKRFYRDMLAARILDERLVILLRTGKTSFVAPGAGHEAAQVGIAHAVKPKFDWLFPYYRDMGLMLALGIPAVELFAQAIATKADPNKGRQMPFHPGSKEFKVFNVASPIASHIPPAAGAAISMKLRNTGEVAVCTFGDGATSEGDWHAGINFASVQGAPAVFICENNRYAISVGYEKQTASENIAVKAQAYGMPGYYVDGMDVLASYYVVREAVERARSGHGPALVELVVYRYGPHSSADDDSRYRPKEEVELWKTQKDPIERFRRFLEKQGLWTAEWEASLREEITAELAKAAEEAEAAGEIPAEWMFDDVYAEPLWPQKEQRALVLEELS; encoded by the coding sequence ATGATCAAAGACTCGTGGCTCTTCAAACCCTTCACCGACAAACCCATCGCGCTCATCAGTGAGGACGGCGAGTGGATCGGTTCCTTTAAGTGCGACCTCGAGCCGGAGACGCTCAAGCGCTTCTACCGGGACATGCTCGCCGCCCGGATCCTGGACGAGCGCCTGGTGATCCTCCTACGCACCGGAAAGACGAGCTTCGTCGCGCCGGGCGCCGGTCACGAGGCCGCCCAGGTCGGGATCGCGCACGCGGTCAAGCCCAAGTTCGACTGGCTCTTCCCCTATTACCGGGACATGGGCTTGATGCTCGCCCTGGGGATTCCCGCGGTGGAACTCTTCGCCCAGGCCATCGCTACCAAGGCCGACCCCAACAAGGGCCGGCAGATGCCGTTCCACCCCGGGTCCAAGGAGTTCAAGGTCTTTAACGTGGCCTCCCCCATCGCCTCGCACATCCCGCCTGCGGCCGGGGCGGCGATCAGCATGAAGCTCCGCAACACCGGAGAGGTCGCGGTCTGCACCTTCGGGGACGGCGCCACCAGCGAGGGTGACTGGCACGCGGGGATCAACTTCGCTTCCGTCCAGGGCGCGCCCGCTGTCTTCATCTGCGAGAACAACCGGTACGCGATCAGCGTGGGGTACGAGAAGCAGACCGCCTCGGAGAACATCGCCGTTAAAGCGCAGGCCTACGGCATGCCCGGTTACTACGTGGACGGCATGGACGTGCTCGCGAGCTACTACGTCGTGCGCGAGGCCGTGGAGCGCGCGCGCAGCGGGCACGGCCCCGCCCTGGTGGAACTCGTGGTGTACCGTTACGGCCCGCACTCCTCCGCGGACGACGACTCCCGCTACCGTCCGAAGGAAGAAGTGGAGTTGTGGAAGACGCAAAAAGACCCCATCGAGCGTTTCCGCCGCTTCCTGGAAAAACAGGGCCTTTGGACGGCCGAGTGGGAGGCCTCCCTGCGCGAAGAGATCACCGCCGAGCTGGCTAAAGCCGCGGAAGAAGCCGAAGCCGCCGGTGAGATCCCGGCCGAATGGATGTTCGACGACGTGTACGCCGAACCCCTCTGGCCCCAGAAAGAACAGCGCGCCCTCGTACTGGAGGAACTGAGCTAA
- a CDS encoding 23S rRNA (pseudouridine(1915)-N(3))-methyltransferase RlmH, producing the protein MRWLVLTIGKPKLAYAKSGVAEYVKRITRYTRFELRHLREDTPEQEAARLLAASQGCYRIVLDERGDRVTTLEFVERVNRWERQGLKNIAVLIGGAEGHPEALRRQADWLLSLSPFTLQHELALLIFLEQLYRVHTIKRNEPYHR; encoded by the coding sequence GTGAGATGGTTGGTTTTAACGATAGGAAAGCCGAAACTGGCGTATGCAAAAAGCGGGGTGGCGGAGTATGTAAAGCGCATTACGAGGTATACTCGGTTCGAACTTCGCCACCTGCGCGAGGACACGCCGGAACAGGAAGCCGCGCGGCTTCTCGCCGCGAGCCAAGGGTGCTACCGCATCGTGCTGGACGAACGCGGCGACCGGGTGACCACTCTGGAGTTTGTGGAGCGGGTGAACCGCTGGGAGCGGCAGGGCCTCAAAAACATCGCGGTGCTGATCGGGGGGGCCGAGGGGCACCCCGAGGCGCTGCGCCGCCAGGCCGACTGGCTCCTCTCCCTTTCGCCCTTCACCCTGCAGCATGAACTCGCGCTGCTCATCTTCCTCGAGCAGCTCTACCGGGTGCACACGATCAAGCGGAACGAGCCGTACCACCGGTGA
- a CDS encoding VOC family protein produces the protein MPFRMPETAQLSQATLRVRDLEAHLAFWRDLLGLELTQVRGDRYTLAPSGGAFTLELVHAPQAPPRPHPSVGLYHLAVLLPGPEALGALLRRLLEARYPLEGVADHGVSEALYLRDPEGNGLELYRDRPKSAWPYRDGALAMFTRPLDVEGLLAQAPHARPLPPETRLGHVHLHVADLEAAEAFYTQALGLTVTQRTYPGARFLAAGDYHHHLGLNTWARGRRAPPEATGLVRYAWRVTPQALEELKHHLEARRVPYREDGAALELVDPAGVRVAVTGGTARSA, from the coding sequence ATGCCGTTCCGCATGCCCGAAACCGCCCAGCTCAGCCAAGCCACGCTCCGCGTCCGGGACCTCGAGGCCCACCTCGCCTTCTGGCGCGACCTGCTGGGCCTCGAGCTAACCCAGGTACGCGGCGACCGCTACACCCTGGCCCCCAGCGGCGGGGCGTTCACCCTCGAGCTCGTCCACGCTCCCCAAGCCCCCCCACGCCCCCACCCCTCGGTGGGCCTGTACCACCTGGCCGTGTTGCTGCCCGGTCCCGAGGCCCTCGGGGCCCTTCTCCGCCGGCTCCTCGAGGCCCGCTACCCGCTGGAGGGCGTCGCGGACCACGGGGTCTCCGAGGCCTTGTACCTGCGCGACCCCGAGGGGAACGGGCTCGAGCTCTACCGTGACCGCCCCAAGTCCGCCTGGCCGTACCGAGACGGTGCGCTCGCCATGTTCACCCGCCCGCTCGACGTGGAGGGCCTTCTCGCTCAAGCCCCCCACGCCCGCCCCCTCCCTCCAGAGACCCGGCTAGGGCACGTGCATCTCCACGTGGCGGACCTCGAGGCGGCCGAAGCGTTCTACACACAGGCGTTGGGCCTCACGGTCACGCAGCGCACCTACCCCGGCGCGCGGTTCCTCGCGGCCGGCGATTACCACCATCACCTCGGCCTGAACACCTGGGCCCGGGGACGCCGCGCCCCGCCCGAAGCCACCGGCCTCGTCCGGTACGCCTGGCGCGTAACCCCACAGGCGCTTGAAGAGCTCAAGCACCACCTCGAGGCCCGGCGCGTCCCCTACCGGGAGGACGGAGCGGCGCTCGAGCTTGTGGACCCGGCGGGCGTGCGGGTCGCAGTCACCGGTGGTACGGCTCGTTCCGCTTGA